Genomic window (Nicotiana sylvestris chromosome 7, ASM39365v2, whole genome shotgun sequence):
ACTTTGCACTTTGATAAATTTTTTTGAGTACATTTTTTCTTTTGAACGAAAAGTAGCGCATTTGAATATCAGTCTCGTGTATAGCATATGGCTTCAAATTAACGAATCATTAGGACTTAAGTGGTTAACTAATTAAATCTTGGATTAGTTATTAAAAATTAAGCTAATCTTATTTTCGAATTTGCATAGATGGCCAAGTATGTATCCTTTTACCTTATTTTCTTGGACAGGAAATGTCTACCAAATTCTAATTGTGTAAATTAATTTGTTTACAGATTGAACGTAGACATATTTGTGAAAACGAGCAATTCTATTTTGGATTGAGATTAGATTCCTCGGCAGTGTATACCATTATAGTAGATTATTTGCATTGCTTTCTATGTTAAGATTAGAATTGTTGTAGGTTACATTAATCTTATGATGTAAGCAAATATAAACGGTCAGAGCATAGAAGTTAAACTCTTAAGTTTTAGGAAACGGGAATGCAACACGAGAATATCCAACTTTTTCAGCCACTTTAAAGTTTTACTAAAAACAAACATATGAAGAAATTGACTCTTTATAATCATATGCCGATccaaaataattttagtttatgagTTCCTAAACCAACCTCAAGGAAATACGATATTAGTAATTAGGTTCACCGCCGagtatttataaatatttaatggATTCTGCAATATATATAAGTAAGTTCACGTGAACCTATAACAGACCCTTCAAATCCGCCCATGTTTATAATATAATGTTTATTATGATGAAGGAGAGGTAGCCTTGCCTGGTGGaaagatggatgaagaagatttaGATGATTCTGCTACTGCTCTGAGAGAAGCAACAGAGGAGATTGGTTTGCAATCCAGTCTTGTTCAAGTTATTACTAACCTTGAACCATTCATATCGTTGGTATATACAATTTTttgaaatatatataatttaatatCACTTCTTTATTTATATATAAACTAATTTCTACTTTAAGGTAGATAAATAATTGGTTACTGAAAAGCATTCATCATAAGTACAATTTTTATTATTGCAGCATCTACTTACAGTTGTACCAGTAGTGGGGCTATTGTCTAGAGTAGAAGAATTCAAGCCCGCCCTTAATGCCGACGAAGTTGATGCTATTTTTGATGTACCCTTGGATATGTTTCTTAAGGTATTTATTACTTCATGCTCTTTAATTTTTAGAGTTTAAGTTTAATGTACTAATGATATAGTAATATTTTTAGTCAGAATACTAAACTAATTGGCAGTTAAAACTTAAAAGAacattgagttttttttttttaattttgtattaTGTCAGCGTGAGATAAATTTGAATGGAGAAAAATGGCCAATGATGATTCATTTAACTAATCCTAACTTATTTGAAATTGAGGCGTAATTAATAGTTATTGTTGCTGgttatttataaaataattataaataaatctATTTGAAAATCATTGATTGATAATTAAcctaataaaaaaataactaactTACTATTACTGTTTAATAGTACTCATATAATATTttctatatttaattttttattttaatatacaGGAAGATAATCACAGACGTTTGGAAAAGGAGTGGGGAAGATTGAAATATGTATGTCACATATTTGAATATGAGTCGCCTAATAAGCAAGAAATTTTTCATATAGGAGGATTGACAGCAAGCATTTTGATTCATGCTGCATCTGTCATTTATCAAGAGCCTCCTTCTTTTTCTGAATATCTTCCTGATTTTAGTCAATTACAATTTACCCTGAACAAGAAAGGCAGCTGCTAACTTTGGATAGAGACGGATCTAGAGTTTAAGCTCTATATATAGGTTCAAATGAATCCCGATATTCATACGCTACATTTGCCTCTGACTTTGGATACGGTgcacttgtttttttttttttttttttccggttTTCTTCTGAAATAACTTTTGTAGATCATCAATAAGTCGTTCTATATCCTTCAAAAGTAGTCATCAACAGCAAAGTTGATTATGAACTTAGCTGAAAAAAGAAAGGCTCACATGGTCCGAGGAGAGTTTAGTGAAAAATATTCGCCTCTATGTCTTTGCTATATATTAAACGTAGATTCTTGTCTCATTATATATTTACCATGTTTACACaatgcaagaaaaagaaaaaaaaaagagtaaataaaACTACTTAAAGGGTAATTGGAAATTAAAAAATTGTGTAACACcgtgtttggatggttgttacgcatcatttcataatgtatcgtatcatattgtattgtattgtatctgtatcgtttgataaatacaatgtttggatagattgtgtcgtttgtcatcgtttcatgatatcataCACCAGCAATacgaagaataaacttgcaatattataaagaaaaattatgatacagggtaaaattactatataaaaaggtagggtaaatgataaaataaaataatttaataataataaatggtgagattgagagaaaaagacaaggtaacaatgcgaccacaccaaatcggtcgttacataaagtggcacattttgtcgttatgtaacgacagatttaacgatacgatacaataaaatttaagtaacaatcaaaacaaacattgtatttaaagtaacaatacgatacgatacaatggataacaaccatccaaacaagctataaGTTCAACAATAAAAATTATGGATTTAACTTATATTCACTAAAAGTATTCTATACTCTCAATGTATTTAACCTATAGGTTATAGCAAGTAAGGGCGGCCGGAGGGTAAGGCAGCCAAAGCAAGGGCTTTAGGCCTCCAAATTTTAGGGGCCCCATATTTACTAGTAGcagatttataatttatttttttaaaaaaaataagtagcttaaagtaaaaatataaatttttaataaaaaggatAAAAAATTGATTTGCAACTGATATTGATCGTTGAGATTTGAATAAGTGCATAAAAATATCTATTATTTACTATTTAGTAGAAAAAATGAGACCAATAATAAATAAGTATTTGCAAAAATATTATCTTAACCTCGAGAATTCTTTAAAACATAATAGACACTCTGATATGATGGTTTAACTTATTTTTTGAatgaaaagtgttaaaaataataCAAGCAGAAGATAATACTCTAGTTAATATACGCAATCAAATAAAATGACTTGATTATTTTCTAAATGCTTATATTCCTTGTGCTTTAATTTGATTGTTTTGGATGACATGATTTCGAGTGCTAGTtgttttgccttttctttttggGTTAAATAATGAATTACGTAAGACTGCTTCGGCGTATACAAGATATATGAGTTACATAATATTATCTTTCAAATCTTAATCCAAGGAAGGAATGAGTTAAAACTTATCAACATTTTCAGAGTTGGAAAATATCTGGAAAAGAAAATGGGGAACATTTGGAAACGAGGTTTGAAACTACAGTAACCTATTGCTTGAGAAAAAAATGTGTAGAGAGTTCgattattataaaaaaataaaaattaaagagtACATGTTTAATCTTGTTCAAACAATAATGATGATTTGCCACATTCAACCGAACTTAGCATGTACAACACATATAAATGGAAAGAGGTGTATATTAATAGTTCAAGATGACGGTGCATTCAATAGAAATAAGTGTAAATCAATCAAATTCTTATGCTTGTCATATAAAGAAACGCAATAATATAAATGATGCTCAAGGGCATTAGGGCAACATGTGAATCCAACTAGTTCTctctgatatatatatatatatatatatatatatatatatatatatatatatatatatatatatatatatatatatatatatagagagagagagagagagagagagagaaagagagagaaaattatttgaattgtgatTACTTCTTTATAGATACACGAATATCACTTTTCAATTGTGTTTCTAAATTCTAGGATCTACGATAAGATAATTATAGTAATTACACACATAAAAATagataataaaaaattaaaaaataaaatcaaaactcAATATTTTATATTACAAATAAAGGAGAACGGAAATTTAAACTTGAAATAGATAAATATGTGTTAAGCTATATGTTTTAGATTTATGTTttgttaataataataataataatctatATATCTTCTATCTATTTATTTTGTTAAATCAAATCAACCCAAAATTATGCAAGCTGttgaattgaaaaataaaataaaccaaATCTTATTCAAGCTATTGAATTGGAAAAGAAAACtccaaagacaaaaaaaaaataccTTGAGATTCTGGTAAGTAGAGGGAAAAAGCTcattctctctcctctctcttgCGATCAACTGCACGCTGGCGACTGCCCTTCATGGCCTCCACGGCCGGCGGCCAGCCTCCTCCTGAGGTTGGTCTGTCGTCTCCCTCCCCCTCTCAGCCATTTCCAACCTCTACAAACCCTAATACAAACCCTAATCCACCTAAAACCTTTGCGAATTTATTAAACCCTACTGTCATAAATACGCCCATGCAAACCCTAGCTACGTTACCATTGAAACCAGTTGAGTTCCTTCATGGAGAACCAGTTGTGAAGTGGAAGAAATAAGAAGTGAAGCAATCCATTGTACAACAAGGGCTTCAACTTGCAGTTCTTGGGAAATTTTCATATGGGAAGCCTGTTATTGGTGAATTACGTAAAGTGATTCCAATTCAATGTGAGATTAAGGGTCATTGTTCAGTTGGCTGGATTGAAGATGATTATGTGTTAATTAGGCTATCTTTATTGGAGGATTATGTTCATCTTCTCTCAAATCCAACTTTTTATTTAAAGGCTCATCAGACATGTGGCAGATGCATTGTACAAAATGGAATCCATGGTGGACACTTGATGTAAAGACTCCAATTGCCATAGCGTGGATTAGTTTTCCAGAACTTCTTCCAAATTTCTTTGATAAGGAATTTGTATTTTCATTAGCTCGTGCAGTTGGTAATATTACATGTAGACCTAGCAACTTAAAATGGGACTAGACCTAGTTGTGCTAAGGTAAAGGTGGAAGTGAATTTGCTAGGTAATTTTCCTAAACGAATTAGGATTGTTGAAGAAGCTGATGAATCTGGGACAGAAGAGTTCAAATGGATTAGGATTAAGTATGATTATATGCCTAAATATTGCAAGCCTTGCAAGAAACAAGGGCATAGTGAGGCAGAATGTGGAGTAATTCATCCTGAGTTACGCAAGAGATTTGACGAAGATGTTGAGGATCAAGGCAAGGAGAAGACAGTTGTGGTGAGTACTGAAGCAATTGGTACAGTTGCAAATTCAACAAAGGTTCTGTCAAGTGGAAAGGTGGTTGGTAAGCCTATTACTAATCATGCCAAGCAGGAATGGATACAAGCAAGGAAGAACAAATATCAACGGGGGGTCACATTGTTGGTAACAAACAAGGTAAGGAAGCTGACAAAGGTAAAGGGAAGGCCAAACTTGAGGAAGTAGCAACCAAGAACAAGTTTAATGCATTAGAGATTGAGGAAGGTCAtcaacctattctacaaattACTAATGGCAAAGGTGAGGATCATAGCAATGGTAAGGAGAAGGAACATGGGGAAAATCAATCAAAGGAGGGCTCTGAGAAGGAAAAAGAAGACACTACTGGAGCTTCAATCCCTAATCCTACTAATACTAAACCAGCGGGAGGAAGTCATCAACAAGAACTTAAGTGTGTGAAGAAGGAAGCAGAGAAGAAAGTGTTAGAAGATCAGCATAATGGGAACTTATCCAAGGCTAATCCTATTGTTCCTAGTGATCAAAGTACTGACGAAAAGGCTAATAAGGAATCCACAATTGACTGGGTTCATCGAAGGTTTGAAACTATCAAAGAGGAGCTAAGGCAACTAAATATGACTACAAACCAATCATGTCAAAATATGTCGTCTCAAACATTTGCAGATTATGGGAAGCTTGAGAACCTTGATGAGATAAACTCAACAAAGGCTGTAGGGAGTGATTCAATTGAGGTAGAGGATAATCAAATAGGCAAGACCAATACAACAGGAGACAAAGTGAGGGACAACAACCCA
Coding sequences:
- the LOC104249426 gene encoding nudix hydrolase 15, mitochondrial-like; amino-acid sequence: MACIAPSESMNNCEADQTLTKNVQPVINFSSILEDEETDQYTDNLHENSYILGIKEYIANRNLHLSKVISREKRAAVLICLFEGLEGELRVILTKRSMKLSTHPGEVALPGGKMDEEDLDDSATALREATEEIGLQSSLVQVITNLEPFISLHLLTVVPVVGLLSRVEEFKPALNADEVDAIFDVPLDMFLKEDNHRRLEKEWGRLKYVCHIFEYESPNKQEIFHIGGLTASILIHAASVIYQEPPSFSEYLPDFSQLQFTLNKKGSC